One Microbacterium sp. zg-B96 genomic region harbors:
- a CDS encoding carbohydrate ABC transporter permease — protein MERVNWPGTIILMLCAVTVLIPLYVTVSMAFKTQSQAVDGNAFSLPAPFSIDGFVTAWELTDFPRAFMISVLVTAFSVAGTVLLAAWASFAISRNWDRKFFRYSFYYLLAAMFLPFPVVALPQIQLTGLTGLDNPAGVTILHIMFQLSFSILLFTAFLRSIPAELEESARIDGASTWQTFWQLIFPLLAPMSATVGIFAFLASWNDFMMPSLIISDPGAQTLPVVQNIFQTQFSNNYNVSFASYLMAMAPAIIVYLFTQRWVVEGVTQGAVKG, from the coding sequence ATGGAGCGGGTCAACTGGCCGGGCACCATCATCCTCATGCTCTGCGCCGTCACGGTGCTCATCCCGCTGTACGTCACGGTGTCGATGGCGTTCAAGACGCAGTCGCAAGCCGTCGACGGCAATGCGTTCTCGCTACCGGCGCCGTTCAGCATCGACGGCTTCGTCACCGCGTGGGAGCTGACGGACTTCCCCCGGGCGTTCATGATCTCGGTGCTGGTGACGGCGTTCAGCGTGGCGGGGACGGTGCTGCTGGCGGCATGGGCCTCGTTCGCCATCTCGCGCAACTGGGACCGCAAGTTCTTCCGCTACTCCTTCTACTACCTGCTCGCGGCGATGTTCCTGCCGTTCCCCGTCGTCGCGCTGCCGCAGATCCAGCTGACCGGACTGACCGGGCTGGACAACCCCGCGGGGGTGACGATCCTGCACATCATGTTCCAGCTGAGTTTCAGCATCCTGCTGTTCACGGCGTTCCTGCGGTCGATCCCCGCCGAGCTCGAAGAGAGCGCCCGCATCGACGGCGCCTCCACGTGGCAGACGTTCTGGCAGCTGATCTTCCCGCTGCTGGCGCCGATGAGCGCGACGGTCGGCATCTTCGCGTTCCTCGCGTCGTGGAATGACTTCATGATGCCGTCGCTGATCATCTCCGACCCGGGCGCGCAGACCCTGCCGGTGGTGCAGAACATCTTCCAGACGCAGTTCAGCAACAACTACAACGTGTCGTTCGCGTCGTATCTGATGGCGATGGCCCCCGCGATCATCGTGTACCTGTTCACGCAGCGGTGGGTCGTGGAGGGTGTGACGCAGGGTGCTGTGAAGGGGTGA
- a CDS encoding TetR family transcriptional regulator → MARPGDRRPLITAHAISVLAAGGARALTHQAVDRSAGLPAGSTSYYFRSRRELIAAAIEGIRARSNAAFTEASLPATITPQDAADFMEGQLLSLAGRRRDDALAVFALLPEVQGDWELRAHLSSSLFSRELATDLIAALGGGNAHDASLDLIDFLTGLLFGLLFGQRRESGDAPSIADTLCRFLMSTTDMPSRSS, encoded by the coding sequence ATGGCCAGACCCGGCGATCGCCGCCCATTGATCACCGCCCACGCGATCTCCGTCCTCGCAGCCGGAGGCGCCCGCGCATTGACACATCAGGCCGTCGACCGGTCCGCGGGTCTACCGGCCGGATCGACGTCGTACTACTTCCGCTCTCGCCGCGAACTGATCGCCGCGGCGATCGAGGGCATCCGGGCGCGCTCGAACGCTGCCTTCACTGAGGCTTCGCTGCCCGCGACGATCACTCCGCAGGACGCGGCGGACTTCATGGAAGGGCAGCTCTTGTCGCTGGCGGGTCGTCGCCGTGACGATGCGCTGGCGGTGTTCGCCCTGCTGCCCGAGGTGCAAGGTGACTGGGAGCTTCGCGCGCATCTGTCGAGTTCGTTGTTCTCGCGCGAGCTCGCAACCGATCTGATCGCCGCTTTGGGCGGGGGTAACGCCCACGACGCGTCTCTGGACCTGATCGACTTCCTCACCGGGCTGCTCTTCGGGTTGCTGTTCGGGCAACGACGAGAATCGGGCGACGCACCCTCAATTGCAGACACGCTCTGTCGATTCCTGATGAGCACGACCGACATGCCGTCGAGATCCTCATGA
- a CDS encoding HNH endonuclease signature motif containing protein, with product MNTSPTTTARTAVLSHEQVISGLEEVRRRRAQADADEVWFLSQAEAVAEAETARIPTSDGREREMPLRGMAAEVGAVLRRSDHGMRDRMHDATVLVDEFAATFTALREDRIDRVHVRIIQDAGARITDPDARARFEQAALVVCEKDTPGRAKPLVLMLAQRLNPVPLEERHKEAAAGRRVWVRDLDDGMAELAALLPAELVYAMRDRLNQHARQIADAHRAAVKAAAAAETEAKAEAIAADVIATDTRTMDQIRADVLTDLLLTGHATAPEATGAIPEGTAIVAQVQVVIPANTLIGIGDEPAELVGYGPISPDTARRLAATADVWERLFTSPTSGAVEQVLTYRPTREMRRHLDARDEHCRFLGCRRPARQCDLDHTHDAALGGPTCLTNLANLCPGRHHPVKHGTAWSVVQKAHGILEWTSPTGRVYTDIPRRVLEFMALAAIEEPAPF from the coding sequence ATGAACACCTCCCCGACCACCACCGCCCGGACGGCAGTGCTGTCGCATGAGCAGGTGATCTCCGGGCTGGAGGAGGTGCGGCGGCGTCGGGCGCAGGCGGATGCCGACGAGGTGTGGTTCCTGTCGCAGGCGGAGGCGGTCGCCGAGGCGGAGACCGCCCGCATCCCGACCAGTGACGGTCGGGAGCGGGAGATGCCATTGCGGGGAATGGCGGCGGAAGTCGGCGCGGTGCTGCGCCGCTCGGACCACGGCATGCGCGACCGGATGCACGACGCCACCGTGCTCGTGGACGAGTTCGCTGCCACGTTCACTGCGCTTCGGGAGGATCGCATCGACCGAGTCCACGTCCGGATCATCCAGGACGCCGGCGCCCGCATCACCGACCCCGACGCGCGGGCCCGGTTCGAGCAAGCGGCGCTGGTGGTGTGCGAGAAGGACACCCCGGGACGGGCGAAGCCACTCGTGCTGATGCTGGCGCAGCGACTGAACCCGGTGCCGCTGGAGGAGCGGCACAAGGAGGCCGCGGCGGGCCGGCGGGTGTGGGTGCGGGACCTGGACGATGGGATGGCCGAGCTGGCCGCGCTGCTGCCGGCGGAGCTGGTCTACGCGATGCGGGACCGGCTGAACCAGCACGCCCGCCAGATCGCGGACGCCCACCGCGCCGCAGTCAAAGCCGCTGCCGCAGCGGAGACCGAAGCCAAAGCCGAAGCGATCGCCGCGGATGTGATCGCGACCGATACGCGCACGATGGATCAGATCCGCGCCGACGTCCTCACCGACCTGCTGCTCACCGGGCACGCCACCGCACCCGAGGCGACCGGGGCGATCCCGGAGGGCACGGCGATCGTCGCCCAAGTCCAGGTCGTCATTCCCGCCAACACGCTCATCGGGATCGGCGACGAGCCCGCCGAGCTGGTCGGATACGGGCCCATCAGCCCCGACACCGCCCGACGCCTCGCCGCGACCGCGGACGTGTGGGAACGACTGTTCACCTCCCCGACCAGCGGGGCCGTGGAGCAGGTGCTCACCTACCGGCCGACCCGGGAGATGCGCAGACACCTCGACGCCCGCGACGAGCACTGCCGGTTCCTGGGGTGTCGAAGACCCGCCCGCCAGTGCGACCTCGACCACACCCACGACGCCGCGCTGGGTGGGCCGACCTGCCTCACCAATCTCGCAAACCTGTGCCCGGGTCGACATCACCCGGTCAAGCACGGCACCGCGTGGAGCGTGGTGCAGAAAGCCCACGGCATCCTGGAATGGACCAGCCCCACCGGCCGGGTCTACACCGACATCCCCCGACGGGTGCTGGAGTTCATGGCCCTCGCCGCCATCGAAGAACCCGCACCGTTCTAA
- a CDS encoding glycoside hydrolase family 13 protein, with product MTASERDWWRHAVVYQVYPRSFADSDGDGIGDLRGILSRVDYLAGLGIDAVWLSPFYPSPLADGGYDVADYRNVDPRLGTLEDMDELIAALHERGIRVVVDIVPNHTSDRHPWFQEALAAGRGSDARERYIFRDGAGPQGAEPPTDWVSMFGGPAWAPAGDGQWYLHTFAVEQPDLNWDRADVRADFVRTLRFWADRGVDGFRIDVAHMLTKDLTEPLPSRDELALIPVDGQHPLFDRDDVHDIYAEWRHVFDEYDPPRTAVAEAWVDSSRVPLYARPESLGQAFNFDLLEADFDAAQFRRVVTENLALAAASGSSSTWVLSNHDVVRPATRYGLPHPPRKADGHPAIKHGVQWLRDGGSAGAVDRVAGLQRARAAALFMLGLPGSAYLYQGEELGLPEVGDLAAADRQDPTFSRSGGQDPGRDGCRVPLPWSPEGPSFGFGAGRAHLPQPAWFAEYSVAAQEESVGSTLRLFRRALALRRRFAETAVFEWVDTGDPDVLRYRRGGGWEVVTNFGTDPYDLDRIEMAVTSGLNILGVVPPDTTVWLAPASGD from the coding sequence GTGACGGCCTCCGAACGAGACTGGTGGCGGCACGCCGTCGTCTACCAGGTCTATCCGCGCAGCTTCGCCGACTCCGACGGGGACGGCATCGGCGATCTGCGCGGCATCCTCTCCCGCGTCGACTACCTCGCGGGCCTGGGGATCGACGCGGTCTGGCTGAGCCCGTTCTACCCGTCGCCCCTCGCGGACGGCGGGTATGACGTGGCCGACTACCGCAACGTCGACCCGCGGCTGGGGACGCTCGAGGACATGGACGAGCTCATCGCGGCGCTGCACGAGCGCGGCATCCGCGTGGTCGTCGACATCGTGCCCAACCACACCTCCGACCGTCATCCCTGGTTCCAGGAGGCGCTCGCCGCCGGACGAGGCTCGGACGCGCGGGAGCGGTACATCTTCCGCGACGGCGCCGGGCCGCAGGGCGCCGAGCCGCCGACGGACTGGGTGTCGATGTTCGGTGGGCCAGCTTGGGCACCGGCCGGCGACGGCCAGTGGTACCTGCACACGTTCGCCGTCGAGCAGCCCGATCTCAACTGGGATCGGGCCGACGTGCGGGCGGACTTCGTGCGCACTCTGCGGTTCTGGGCCGACCGCGGTGTCGACGGGTTCCGCATCGACGTCGCGCACATGCTGACCAAGGACCTGACCGAGCCCCTGCCCAGTCGCGATGAGCTCGCACTCATCCCGGTGGACGGCCAGCATCCGCTGTTCGATCGCGATGATGTGCACGACATCTACGCCGAGTGGCGTCACGTCTTCGACGAGTACGACCCGCCTCGTACCGCGGTCGCCGAAGCGTGGGTCGACAGCTCCCGCGTGCCGCTGTACGCCCGGCCGGAGAGTCTCGGGCAGGCGTTCAACTTCGACCTGCTGGAGGCGGACTTCGACGCTGCGCAGTTCCGCCGCGTCGTGACCGAGAACCTCGCGCTGGCCGCGGCATCCGGATCCTCGAGCACGTGGGTGCTGTCCAATCACGACGTCGTCCGCCCGGCGACGCGGTACGGGTTGCCGCATCCACCCCGCAAGGCCGACGGCCACCCCGCGATCAAGCACGGGGTGCAGTGGCTGCGCGATGGCGGATCGGCCGGCGCAGTGGACCGGGTGGCGGGACTGCAGCGGGCGCGGGCGGCGGCGCTGTTCATGCTCGGTCTGCCGGGTTCGGCGTATCTGTACCAGGGCGAGGAGCTGGGCCTGCCGGAGGTCGGCGACCTGGCCGCGGCGGACCGGCAGGACCCGACGTTCTCCCGCAGTGGCGGGCAGGATCCGGGGCGGGACGGATGCCGCGTGCCGCTGCCGTGGTCGCCGGAGGGGCCCTCGTTCGGCTTCGGGGCCGGCCGCGCGCACCTGCCGCAGCCGGCGTGGTTCGCCGAGTACTCCGTTGCCGCGCAGGAGGAGTCGGTCGGCTCGACCCTGCGGCTGTTCCGCCGCGCGCTGGCCTTGCGTCGACGGTTCGCCGAGACGGCGGTGTTCGAGTGGGTCGACACCGGCGACCCCGACGTGCTGCGGTACCGCCGCGGCGGCGGGTGGGAGGTCGTCACCAACTTCGGAACCGACCCGTACGACCTGGACCGCATCGAGATGGCGGTCACGAGCGGACTGAACATCTTGGGCGTCGTGCCGCCGGACACCACCGTGTGGCTCGCTCCGGCGTCGGGCGATTAG
- a CDS encoding alpha/beta hydrolase, with the protein MIDALKAAVWWMRDYAYAGLWQARATFNRTDPDTFLSGDRVPVVVLPGIYETWKFMQPLVAAIHRRGHPVHVLDALRRNERPVVEMAEQVTAYLEEHDLSDVLIVAHSKGGLVGKQVMIGPAGARVRGMLAVATPFGGSRYARLLPSSTLRIFSPADATIVALAGQAAVNSRIVSVYGRFDPHIPEGSELPGARNVRLETGGHFRILAHRRVLAEFTLLAARTRQV; encoded by the coding sequence GTGATCGACGCGCTGAAGGCCGCCGTGTGGTGGATGCGTGACTACGCGTATGCGGGGCTGTGGCAGGCCCGCGCCACGTTCAACCGCACCGACCCCGACACGTTCCTCTCCGGCGACCGCGTTCCCGTGGTGGTGCTGCCCGGCATCTATGAGACGTGGAAGTTCATGCAGCCGCTCGTGGCGGCGATTCACCGACGCGGCCACCCGGTGCACGTACTCGACGCGCTGCGCCGCAACGAGCGCCCCGTCGTGGAGATGGCCGAGCAGGTCACCGCGTATCTCGAGGAGCACGACCTCTCCGACGTCCTGATCGTCGCCCACAGCAAGGGCGGACTGGTGGGCAAGCAGGTGATGATCGGACCCGCGGGCGCGCGAGTGCGCGGCATGCTCGCCGTCGCGACGCCCTTCGGCGGCTCCCGCTACGCGCGGCTCCTGCCGTCGTCGACGCTGCGCATCTTCTCCCCCGCCGATGCCACGATCGTGGCGCTGGCAGGTCAAGCCGCGGTGAACTCGCGGATCGTGTCGGTCTACGGCCGGTTCGACCCGCACATCCCCGAGGGCAGCGAGCTGCCCGGCGCCAGGAACGTGCGACTCGAGACCGGCGGCCACTTCCGCATCCTCGCCCACCGCCGCGTGCTCGCTGAGTTCACGCTGCTGGCGGCTCGGACGCGCCAGGTGTAG
- a CDS encoding sugar ABC transporter permease, translating to MATIPAAAPVPVAAKQTQRGAVAAPRTRRKVEGVYYLFLLPTLILFTLAITLPAVIGIFFSFTNSIGFGDWEFIGLINYIAVFSDPAILQSYLFTFFFAIVTVIVVNVVAFLLAVGLTSRIRFKTGLRAIFVIPMVISGIIIAYVFNFLFSNSVTALGEAWGIGWLSQSILANPDLAWVAIVIVASWQAIPGTLLIYIAGLLSIPAEVYEAADIDGAGKRQQLWRITLPLVAGYVVINVILGFKNFLNVYDIIVGLTNGGPGTATRSIAMTIFTGFTGGDYAYQMANATLFFIIALVLSLLQLRLTRGRNVF from the coding sequence ATGGCAACGATTCCGGCAGCTGCCCCGGTGCCCGTGGCGGCGAAGCAGACGCAACGGGGTGCGGTCGCCGCGCCACGGACGAGGCGAAAGGTCGAGGGCGTCTACTACCTCTTCCTGCTGCCCACGCTCATCCTGTTCACGCTGGCGATCACGCTGCCCGCGGTCATCGGCATCTTCTTCAGCTTCACCAACTCGATCGGCTTCGGTGACTGGGAGTTCATCGGACTGATCAACTACATCGCGGTGTTCAGCGACCCGGCGATCCTGCAGAGCTACCTGTTCACGTTCTTCTTCGCGATCGTGACGGTGATCGTCGTGAACGTCGTGGCGTTCCTCCTCGCGGTGGGGTTGACGTCCCGCATCCGGTTCAAGACCGGACTGCGGGCGATCTTCGTCATCCCGATGGTGATCTCCGGCATCATCATCGCCTACGTCTTCAACTTCCTCTTCTCCAACTCCGTCACCGCGCTCGGGGAGGCGTGGGGGATCGGCTGGCTCAGTCAGAGCATCCTCGCGAACCCGGATCTCGCCTGGGTCGCGATCGTCATCGTGGCCTCATGGCAGGCGATCCCCGGCACGCTGCTCATCTACATCGCCGGGCTGCTGTCGATTCCGGCGGAGGTGTACGAAGCGGCCGACATCGACGGCGCCGGGAAGCGCCAGCAACTGTGGCGCATCACGCTGCCGCTGGTCGCGGGGTACGTCGTCATCAACGTGATCCTCGGCTTCAAGAACTTCCTGAACGTCTACGACATCATCGTCGGTCTCACCAACGGCGGACCTGGAACGGCCACCCGCAGCATCGCGATGACGATCTTCACCGGGTTCACCGGCGGCGACTACGCCTACCAGATGGCCAACGCGACGCTGTTCTTCATCATCGCCCTCGTGCTCTCGCTGCTGCAGTTGCGCCTCACTCGCGGAAGGAACGTGTTCTGA
- the zapE gene encoding cell division protein ZapE: MLRLPAGRVTAATPHRLAGAAVGPFHSALEASGLVFDRQQTAAIDALSAPPRHGFYIWGDVGRGKSLISEAYFAAIPTDRKRRFHFHDFFRALQEQIIRQREPLDRSLRGLIGNARAVFFDEFHVHDVADGVYLTATLKSLLDDGILLLATSNYEPSALMPNPLFHDRFLPAIDLIRAEFDVVHLGDGEDYRQARAHTSHGFGAGAWRLRPDAQTRAAPTLLNAAGHSIRAQRIDGNRAEFTFDDLCAQPLGVAQYLWLAERFRSIALTSVPDLASITRDTLARFANLIDVLYDRDIPLHVHAAGEPQRLLLAAEPPRDAHRTVSRLSTLTVS; this comes from the coding sequence GTGCTCAGACTTCCCGCTGGTCGCGTGACCGCGGCCACTCCGCATCGTCTCGCTGGCGCCGCAGTGGGTCCCTTCCATTCAGCGCTCGAGGCCAGCGGGCTCGTCTTCGATCGTCAGCAGACCGCAGCGATCGACGCGCTCAGTGCCCCGCCTCGTCACGGCTTCTACATCTGGGGCGACGTCGGGAGGGGCAAGAGCCTCATCAGCGAGGCCTACTTCGCCGCCATCCCGACAGACCGAAAGCGGCGGTTCCACTTCCACGACTTCTTCCGCGCGCTCCAAGAGCAGATCATCCGGCAGCGCGAGCCGCTCGACCGATCTCTCCGCGGACTCATCGGGAACGCTCGAGCGGTCTTCTTCGACGAGTTCCACGTCCACGATGTCGCCGACGGCGTCTATCTCACCGCCACACTCAAGAGCCTGCTAGATGACGGCATCCTCCTCCTTGCCACATCGAACTATGAGCCCTCCGCGCTCATGCCGAACCCGTTGTTCCACGACCGATTCCTGCCTGCGATAGACCTCATCCGCGCCGAATTCGACGTCGTACACCTCGGCGACGGAGAGGACTACCGACAGGCCCGAGCCCACACGAGCCACGGTTTCGGAGCAGGGGCGTGGCGCCTGAGACCAGACGCCCAGACCCGCGCGGCCCCCACACTGCTCAACGCAGCAGGTCATTCCATCAGAGCCCAACGCATCGACGGCAATCGCGCCGAGTTCACGTTCGATGACCTCTGCGCGCAGCCCCTCGGAGTCGCGCAATACCTCTGGCTCGCCGAGCGTTTCCGTTCCATCGCCCTCACATCGGTGCCCGACCTCGCCTCCATCACCCGCGATACGCTCGCCCGGTTCGCGAACCTCATTGATGTTCTCTACGACCGCGACATCCCCCTCCACGTCCACGCCGCGGGCGAACCACAACGCCTACTCCTGGCAGCGGAACCACCCCGCGACGCGCACCGCACCGTCAGCAGGCTCTCAACCCTCACGGTTTCATGA